A window from Streptomyces sp. NBC_00299 encodes these proteins:
- a CDS encoding AI-2E family transporter has protein sequence MPDMLSSGRTRAALATSARVSVELLLVFATVAVTLWGLARMWSVVWPVIIALFLTTLTWPMTRALRRRGWPPALAALLVTLLFLLAILGIVALIAVPVASQSGELSDGVVEGIKRMRDWAAGPPLNIGDDQITTALDTAAARVQGSVGSLVNTVATGVATTLSGLVTAILAVFLMFFFLKDGPRFLPWLARQLPGRLAKDVPVLAERAWDTLGAFMRSQALVGLLDAAFIGLGLWILDVPLVLPLTVLTFVSAFVPIVGAVFAGFVACLIALVSNGLTDALIVLAIILVVQQLEGNVFQPMIQSRGLGLHGAVILLAVTLGGSLAGIVGSLLAVPLTALIAVIWNYLREQLADPPQEPEADKSQTGAAVPEV, from the coding sequence ATGCCTGACATGTTGAGTTCCGGGAGAACACGCGCCGCGCTTGCCACTTCCGCGCGCGTATCGGTCGAGTTGCTGTTGGTGTTCGCGACGGTCGCGGTGACCCTGTGGGGTCTCGCCCGCATGTGGTCGGTCGTGTGGCCGGTGATCATTGCCCTGTTCCTCACCACGCTGACCTGGCCGATGACTCGTGCGCTGCGGCGGCGTGGGTGGCCCCCGGCGCTGGCGGCGTTGCTGGTGACCCTGCTGTTCCTCCTGGCCATCCTCGGCATCGTGGCGCTGATCGCGGTTCCGGTGGCGTCCCAGTCGGGCGAGTTGAGCGACGGTGTGGTCGAGGGCATCAAGAGGATGCGCGACTGGGCCGCGGGGCCACCGCTGAACATCGGCGACGACCAGATCACGACTGCCCTGGACACCGCGGCCGCCCGAGTCCAAGGCAGCGTCGGCAGCTTGGTCAACACCGTCGCAACGGGAGTGGCCACCACGCTGAGCGGCTTGGTCACGGCCATCCTGGCGGTCTTCCTGATGTTCTTCTTCCTGAAGGACGGCCCGCGGTTCCTGCCGTGGCTCGCCCGCCAGTTGCCCGGACGACTCGCCAAGGACGTTCCGGTCCTGGCCGAGCGAGCCTGGGACACCTTGGGCGCGTTCATGCGGTCTCAGGCACTCGTCGGCCTGCTCGACGCCGCCTTCATCGGCCTCGGCCTGTGGATCCTGGACGTACCGCTGGTGCTGCCGCTGACGGTGCTGACCTTCGTCTCGGCGTTCGTGCCCATCGTGGGCGCGGTGTTCGCCGGTTTCGTCGCGTGTCTCATCGCGCTGGTGTCGAACGGTCTGACGGACGCCCTGATCGTGCTGGCGATCATCCTCGTGGTGCAGCAACTTGAGGGCAACGTGTTCCAGCCCATGATCCAGAGCCGTGGGCTCGGCCTGCACGGCGCGGTGATTCTGCTGGCGGTGACGTTGGGTGGCAGTCTGGCCGGCATCGTGGGCAGCCTTCTTGCCGTGCCCCTCACTGCACTGATCGCGGTGATCTGGAACTACCTGCGGGAGCAGCTCGCCGACCCGCCGCAGGAGCCGGAGGCCGACAAGTCGCAGACCGGTGCCGCCGTCCCGGAAGTGTGA
- a CDS encoding pyridoxamine 5'-phosphate oxidase family protein, whose protein sequence is MKHTHESTGSVGERRLQHVLGTADQAATFYDRQVQARLTPQMADFIGRQTMAFLSTSDAAGACDVTFRAGPPGFVTVLDDRTLTYPEYRGNGVLASAGNITENPHVGLLFVDFAHDHIGLHVNGGARLHRDDEQRRAYPHLPVDTAPGRRPEFWVHITVEEAYVHCSKHIPHLVPAPRPRPGAQRPKDADYFVLGAEHQAPPHEGEETARTRTGSLPGRG, encoded by the coding sequence GTGAAGCACACCCACGAGTCCACCGGCTCCGTCGGCGAGCGCCGCCTGCAGCACGTTCTCGGCACGGCCGACCAGGCCGCCACCTTCTACGACCGTCAGGTGCAGGCCCGTCTGACACCACAGATGGCGGACTTCATAGGGCGCCAGACCATGGCGTTCCTGTCCACGTCGGACGCCGCCGGAGCCTGCGACGTCACCTTCCGTGCCGGTCCCCCGGGTTTCGTCACCGTGCTGGACGACCGCACTCTCACCTACCCCGAGTACCGTGGGAACGGTGTCCTCGCCAGCGCGGGAAACATCACCGAGAACCCGCATGTCGGCCTGCTCTTCGTCGACTTCGCCCACGACCACATCGGCCTGCACGTCAACGGCGGAGCTCGGCTCCACCGGGACGACGAGCAGCGGAGGGCATACCCCCACCTTCCTGTGGACACCGCTCCTGGACGCAGGCCCGAATTCTGGGTGCACATCACGGTGGAGGAGGCGTATGTGCACTGCTCCAAGCACATACCCCATCTCGTGCCGGCGCCCCGTCCACGCCCGGGGGCCCAGCGGCCGAAGGATGCCGACTACTTCGTCCTCGGCGCCGAGCACCAGGCCCCGCCGCATGAGGGCGAGGAGACTGCGAGAACTCGCACCGGATCTCTGCCGGGCAGGGGCTGA
- a CDS encoding RNA polymerase subunit sigma-70 codes for MSADTRLEEMGVSGLGEVDEPTFSGLAERHRRELHVHCYRMLGSFEDAEDTVQETFLRAWRRRETFEGRSTFRAWLYRIATNACLDLLAKRRPEPATGGEVLWLQPYPDRLLDELPAGEGDEPETIAVTRETIELAYLVAVQHLAPRPRAVLILRDVLGWPAKDVAEALGDSVNSVNSALQRARAGMREHLPAERQDWTGGEEDSGTRELVRRYTEASLATDVSGLAAMLRDDVRCSMPPTPGLYVGRDAVVHDWIESGFEGMKGLRAVPTSVNRQPAVAFYLWQKREGTYLPLTIDVLRVTGGAITEIITFHDDQFPRLGLPERLPADGTE; via the coding sequence ATGAGTGCGGACACGCGACTGGAGGAGATGGGCGTGAGCGGTCTGGGCGAGGTGGACGAGCCGACGTTCTCAGGGCTGGCGGAGCGGCACCGGCGGGAGCTGCATGTGCACTGCTACCGGATGCTCGGGTCGTTCGAGGACGCCGAGGACACCGTGCAGGAGACGTTCCTCCGTGCCTGGCGGCGGCGGGAGACCTTCGAAGGGCGGTCGACGTTCCGGGCCTGGCTGTACCGGATCGCCACCAACGCCTGCCTGGACCTGCTGGCCAAGCGCCGCCCGGAGCCCGCGACCGGCGGCGAGGTGCTGTGGCTGCAGCCCTACCCGGACCGGCTGCTCGACGAGCTGCCCGCCGGCGAAGGGGACGAGCCGGAAACCATCGCCGTCACGCGGGAGACGATCGAGCTGGCGTACCTGGTGGCAGTCCAGCACCTCGCGCCGCGCCCGCGGGCCGTGCTGATCCTGCGGGACGTGCTCGGCTGGCCGGCGAAGGACGTCGCGGAGGCCCTCGGGGACTCCGTCAACTCCGTGAACAGCGCGCTGCAGCGGGCCCGCGCCGGCATGCGGGAGCACCTGCCCGCGGAGCGGCAGGACTGGACCGGCGGCGAGGAGGACAGCGGGACGCGCGAGCTGGTGCGCCGTTACACCGAGGCCAGCCTGGCCACGGATGTCAGCGGGCTCGCCGCCATGCTGCGGGACGACGTCCGCTGCTCGATGCCGCCCACGCCGGGCCTGTACGTCGGCCGCGACGCGGTGGTGCACGACTGGATCGAGAGCGGCTTCGAGGGCATGAAGGGCCTGCGCGCCGTCCCCACCTCCGTGAACCGGCAGCCCGCCGTCGCCTTCTACCTCTGGCAGAAGCGGGAGGGCACGTACCTGCCGCTGACGATCGACGTCCTGCGCGTCACCGGCGGGGCGATCACCGAGATCATCACGTTCCACGACGACCAGTTCCCCCGGCTCGGACTGCCGGAGCGCCTGCCGGCGGACGGCACGGAGTAG
- a CDS encoding DUF2975 domain-containing protein, whose translation MGKLAVRALRAVLAVVLTGTVFVQALMVWTLVTGSDPEDGSLPLTPLRVITILGMVSAQVAVVGVWRLVTMVRRGTVFSHAAFRYVDAVIGSIVAAALLWFAVTGINAPGQRDDPGVTVIMGGIGLAILGVALIVLVLRMLLAQAVARDVEAAQMQAELDEVI comes from the coding sequence ATGGGAAAGCTGGCAGTGCGTGCGCTTCGCGCCGTGCTCGCGGTGGTGCTCACCGGCACCGTGTTCGTGCAGGCGTTGATGGTGTGGACATTGGTCACCGGGAGCGACCCGGAGGACGGGTCGCTCCCACTGACCCCGCTGCGCGTGATCACGATCCTGGGCATGGTGTCGGCCCAGGTCGCCGTGGTCGGCGTATGGCGGCTGGTGACGATGGTGCGACGTGGAACAGTGTTCTCCCATGCCGCCTTCCGGTACGTGGACGCCGTGATCGGCTCGATCGTGGCGGCTGCCCTCCTGTGGTTCGCGGTCACGGGCATCAATGCGCCGGGTCAGCGGGACGACCCGGGCGTCACCGTCATCATGGGCGGGATCGGCCTGGCCATCCTGGGGGTCGCGCTCATCGTGCTCGTGCTGCGGATGCTGCTCGCCCAGGCCGTCGCGCGCGATGTCGAAGCGGCGCAGATGCAGGCCGAGTTGGACGAGGTGATCTGA
- a CDS encoding helix-turn-helix domain-containing protein, whose translation MPIVVDIDVMLAKRKMSVGDLADRVGITPANLAVLKNGRAKAVRFATLAALCDVLACQPGDLLRWEAEDAAGG comes from the coding sequence ATGCCGATCGTCGTCGACATCGACGTGATGCTGGCCAAGCGGAAGATGTCCGTGGGGGACCTCGCCGACCGCGTAGGGATCACGCCCGCCAATCTGGCGGTACTCAAGAACGGCCGCGCCAAGGCGGTGCGTTTCGCGACGCTCGCCGCACTATGCGACGTACTCGCGTGCCAGCCGGGCGACCTGCTGCGCTGGGAGGCCGAGGACGCCGCAGGCGGATGA
- a CDS encoding helix-turn-helix transcriptional regulator, with the protein MASESAHSEGAELGRYLRARRTQTSPEHVGLTVGAGIRRTPGLRREELATLAGISIDYYVRLERGKETRPSPSVLDALARALRMDDQEHQHLRELAARAARYAPEPPPAPSRTVRPHLKLLLESLRPNPAYVISRSMDMLAWNPGGLALYAGLDDWPAKHRNLARYLFLHPAARDLFTDWDRQITACVARLRATAGTASDAPDLTNLVGELLLKSADFAGLWERYEVTGRKPAQKTFRHPLVGPVTLTSQSLHVEGTPGQRIGVYTADPGSPDHDALLLLDMTAPQPAQHPSPAPKNTGQQL; encoded by the coding sequence ATGGCATCCGAGAGCGCACACAGCGAGGGCGCCGAGCTGGGCCGCTACCTGCGCGCCCGCCGCACCCAGACCAGCCCTGAACACGTCGGCCTCACCGTCGGCGCCGGCATCCGCCGCACCCCCGGGCTGCGCCGCGAGGAGCTGGCCACCCTCGCCGGCATCAGCATCGACTACTACGTGCGCCTGGAACGCGGCAAGGAGACCCGCCCCAGCCCCTCCGTCCTCGACGCGCTGGCCCGCGCCCTGCGCATGGACGACCAGGAGCATCAGCACCTGCGCGAGCTCGCCGCCCGAGCCGCCCGCTACGCCCCGGAACCGCCTCCCGCCCCGAGCCGCACGGTGCGCCCCCACCTCAAGCTGCTGCTGGAGTCACTGCGCCCGAACCCGGCCTACGTCATCAGCCGCAGCATGGACATGCTGGCCTGGAACCCCGGCGGCCTCGCTCTCTACGCCGGGCTGGACGACTGGCCCGCAAAGCACCGCAACCTCGCCCGCTACCTCTTCCTCCACCCCGCGGCCCGGGACCTGTTCACCGACTGGGACCGACAGATCACCGCATGCGTCGCACGCCTGCGCGCCACGGCCGGCACCGCGTCCGACGCCCCGGATCTGACCAACCTCGTCGGCGAACTCCTGCTCAAGAGCGCGGACTTCGCGGGCCTGTGGGAACGCTACGAAGTGACCGGGCGCAAGCCCGCGCAGAAGACCTTCCGACACCCGCTGGTCGGCCCGGTCACCCTCACCTCGCAGTCACTGCACGTCGAAGGCACCCCCGGCCAGCGCATCGGCGTGTACACCGCCGACCCCGGCAGCCCCGACCACGATGCTCTCCTCCTGCTCGACATGACCGCACCGCAACCGGCGCAACACCCGTCGCCCGCCCCCAAGAACACCGGTCAGCAGCTGTAA
- a CDS encoding aldo/keto reductase yields MRTIKLRDLEVSRIGLGAMGMSHGYTGAGTDDAESIRTVHRALELGVTLIDTAEIYGPYTNEELLGRALKGRREQVVLATKFGLVSHGVEGAWNLDSSPANIRTAVEGSLKRLGADHIDLYYQHRVDPNTPIEETAGTVGELIAEGKVRAFGLSEAGPDTIRRAHAVQPVTAVQSEYSLWTRGIEERVLPVLRQLNIGLVPFSPLGRGFLTGTVRSTDQFDGSDFRRGNPRFSGENFQRNLAIADEVQALAAEVSASPAQVALAWLLAQGDDIAPIPGTKRVARVEENSAADALTLTSGQLGRLAGLPPAAGDTHTESQAQMLER; encoded by the coding sequence ATGCGCACCATCAAGCTGCGTGACCTGGAAGTGTCCCGGATCGGACTGGGTGCAATGGGAATGTCCCACGGCTACACCGGTGCGGGGACCGACGATGCCGAGTCCATCAGGACCGTGCACCGGGCGCTGGAGCTGGGCGTCACACTCATCGACACCGCCGAGATCTACGGCCCGTACACCAATGAGGAACTGCTGGGCCGGGCACTGAAAGGGCGCCGGGAGCAGGTGGTGCTGGCCACGAAGTTCGGCCTGGTCTCCCACGGCGTGGAGGGCGCCTGGAACCTGGACTCCAGCCCGGCCAACATCCGCACGGCCGTCGAGGGCTCCCTGAAGCGGCTGGGCGCCGACCACATCGACCTGTACTACCAGCACCGGGTCGATCCGAACACACCGATCGAAGAGACCGCCGGCACCGTCGGCGAGCTGATCGCCGAGGGCAAGGTCCGCGCCTTCGGTCTCTCGGAGGCCGGCCCGGACACGATCCGCCGCGCGCACGCCGTCCAACCGGTCACCGCGGTGCAGTCGGAGTACTCACTGTGGACCCGGGGGATCGAGGAGCGTGTCCTGCCCGTGCTGCGTCAGCTGAACATCGGCCTGGTGCCGTTCTCGCCGCTGGGCCGCGGTTTCCTGACGGGCACCGTCCGCTCCACCGACCAGTTCGACGGCTCCGACTTCCGGCGTGGCAATCCGCGCTTCTCCGGGGAGAACTTCCAGCGCAACCTGGCCATCGCCGACGAGGTGCAGGCCCTGGCCGCCGAGGTCAGTGCCTCGCCCGCGCAGGTGGCGCTGGCCTGGCTGCTCGCCCAGGGCGACGACATCGCCCCGATCCCCGGCACCAAGAGGGTGGCCCGCGTCGAGGAGAACAGCGCCGCCGACGCCCTCACGCTGACGAGCGGGCAACTCGGCAGGCTCGCCGGCCTGCCGCCCGCCGCCGGTGACACCCACACCGAGTCCCAGGCGCAGATGCTCGAACGCTGA
- a CDS encoding alcohol dehydrogenase catalytic domain-containing protein has translation MRAAVMYGAGDVRVEYRPDPKIVQPTDAVVRTLASCVCGSDLWPYGAMPATETGRPMGHEFLGVVEETGADVTGLKAGDLVVAPFTYSDNTCDYCAKGLHISCRNGGRYGFDGVDGGQGEAVRVPYADGTLVKLPVAADSALLPSLLALSDVMTTGHHGAVTAGVGRGDAVLVVGDGAVGLCAVIAAERLGAERIVLAGRHEARTDLGRAFGATDVVAERGEEGIARIRDLTGGVDEVIEAVGTRQALDTALGAVLDGGTISRLGVPQYEQGPIGPAEFMRNITLTGGASPARAYIEHLLPDVLDGTIAPGRVFDRTFILDQTPAAYRAMAERQVLKAFIRP, from the coding sequence ATGCGTGCAGCTGTGATGTACGGAGCCGGAGACGTCCGCGTCGAGTACCGGCCCGACCCGAAGATCGTGCAGCCCACCGACGCCGTCGTCCGCACCCTCGCCTCCTGCGTGTGCGGCAGTGATCTGTGGCCCTACGGGGCGATGCCCGCCACCGAGACCGGCCGGCCCATGGGGCACGAGTTCCTCGGCGTCGTCGAGGAGACCGGCGCGGATGTGACCGGCCTGAAGGCAGGTGACCTGGTTGTCGCTCCGTTCACCTACAGCGACAACACCTGCGACTACTGCGCCAAGGGCCTGCACATCTCGTGCCGCAACGGTGGCCGGTACGGCTTCGACGGTGTCGACGGCGGTCAGGGCGAGGCAGTCCGCGTCCCGTACGCGGACGGCACCCTGGTGAAGCTGCCGGTGGCCGCCGACTCCGCGCTGCTGCCCTCCTTGCTGGCGCTGTCGGACGTGATGACCACCGGGCACCACGGCGCGGTCACCGCCGGCGTCGGGCGCGGGGACGCCGTCCTGGTCGTCGGAGACGGGGCGGTGGGCCTGTGCGCGGTCATCGCGGCCGAGCGGCTGGGCGCCGAGCGGATCGTACTCGCGGGCCGCCACGAGGCGCGCACCGACTTGGGGCGCGCGTTCGGCGCGACCGATGTCGTCGCCGAGCGCGGCGAGGAGGGCATCGCCCGGATCCGCGACCTGACCGGCGGCGTCGACGAGGTGATCGAAGCGGTCGGCACCCGCCAGGCCCTCGACACCGCGCTGGGCGCGGTCCTGGATGGCGGCACCATCAGCCGCCTGGGCGTCCCGCAGTACGAGCAGGGACCCATCGGCCCGGCGGAGTTCATGCGCAACATCACCCTGACCGGCGGTGCCAGTCCCGCCCGCGCGTACATCGAGCACCTGCTGCCCGACGTTCTCGACGGCACGATCGCCCCCGGCCGCGTCTTCGACCGGACCTTCATCCTCGACCAGACGCCGGCCGCCTACCGGGCCATGGCCGAGCGTCAGGTCCTCAAGGCCTTCATCCGCCCCTGA
- a CDS encoding aldo/keto reductase, producing the protein MQTVTLNNGIEMPLLGFGVYQIPAEDTQRAVSDALAAGYRLLDTAAAYGNEEAVGRAIKSSGIARAELFVTTKLWVQDAPAEDNTRRAFEMSLAKLGLDYLDLYLIHQPFGDVYGQWRGMEALHREGLAKAIGVANFYPDRLVDLIVNNEITPAVNQIETHPFFQRADYQDLMREHGVRIQSWGGFAEGRNDLFTNPLLAEIGKECDRSVAQVVLRWLTQRGVVAIPKSVRPERMAENFDVFDFQLTDEQMARIATLDTGSSLFFDHRDPEVVTWLAKRRLDA; encoded by the coding sequence ATGCAGACCGTCACACTCAACAACGGCATCGAGATGCCGCTCCTCGGCTTCGGCGTCTACCAGATCCCTGCCGAGGACACCCAACGCGCCGTCTCCGACGCGCTCGCCGCCGGCTATCGACTGCTGGACACCGCCGCCGCCTACGGCAACGAAGAGGCCGTAGGACGCGCCATCAAGTCCAGCGGCATCGCCCGCGCGGAGCTGTTCGTCACCACCAAGCTGTGGGTCCAGGACGCCCCGGCCGAGGACAACACCAGGCGTGCGTTCGAGATGTCGCTGGCCAAGCTGGGTCTGGACTACCTCGACCTGTACCTGATCCACCAGCCCTTCGGCGACGTCTACGGTCAGTGGCGCGGCATGGAAGCTCTCCACCGCGAGGGCCTGGCCAAGGCGATCGGGGTCGCCAACTTCTACCCCGACCGGCTGGTCGACCTGATCGTCAACAACGAGATCACCCCGGCGGTCAACCAGATCGAAACCCACCCGTTCTTCCAACGCGCCGACTACCAGGACCTCATGCGCGAGCACGGTGTGCGGATCCAGTCCTGGGGCGGCTTCGCCGAAGGCAGGAACGACCTGTTCACCAACCCCCTGCTGGCCGAGATCGGCAAGGAGTGCGACAGGTCGGTGGCGCAGGTGGTGCTGCGCTGGCTCACCCAGCGTGGCGTCGTCGCCATCCCCAAGTCCGTGCGGCCCGAGCGGATGGCGGAGAACTTCGACGTCTTCGACTTCCAGCTCACAGATGAGCAGATGGCACGGATCGCCACCCTGGACACCGGCAGCTCACTGTTCTTCGACCACCGCGATCCGGAGGTCGTCACCTGGCTCGCCAAGCGCCGCCTCGACGCATGA
- a CDS encoding flavodoxin yields the protein MTATPRRRALLRATLMTGLGAVTGAQLTGCSSPAGQGSRRQTASPRPSATTPGGGKVLLAYFSRPGENYYHGGRTILKVGNTEVLARRISSLTPCDVHRIETADPYPWDYDETVRRNVREQDDDARPAIKGRLPSLDGYDTVLLGSPIWNVRAPMIMTTFAEQLDFRGRTVVPFTTHAMSGLGTTARDYARSCLGATIAPGLAVRGEEVADADTDIRTWLREGGLAGS from the coding sequence ATGACCGCCACTCCACGACGACGCGCCCTCCTGCGGGCCACCTTGATGACCGGACTCGGCGCTGTGACCGGAGCCCAACTCACCGGCTGCTCCTCGCCTGCGGGGCAGGGGAGTCGGCGTCAGACGGCGTCCCCGAGGCCCTCCGCGACGACCCCGGGCGGGGGGAAGGTGTTGCTGGCCTACTTCTCGCGTCCGGGCGAGAACTACTACCACGGTGGACGCACCATCCTGAAGGTCGGCAACACCGAGGTACTGGCGCGCAGGATCAGCAGTCTCACACCGTGCGACGTACACCGTATCGAGACTGCCGATCCTTACCCGTGGGACTACGACGAGACCGTCCGCCGCAACGTGCGCGAACAGGACGATGACGCGCGCCCGGCCATCAAGGGCCGGTTGCCCTCCCTCGACGGCTACGACACCGTTCTCCTCGGCAGCCCCATCTGGAACGTCCGGGCACCCATGATCATGACCACGTTCGCCGAACAACTCGACTTCCGCGGCAGGACCGTCGTCCCGTTCACCACGCACGCCATGAGCGGCCTGGGCACGACCGCACGCGACTACGCGCGCTCCTGCCTCGGCGCGACGATCGCCCCGGGCCTCGCAGTGCGCGGCGAAGAAGTCGCCGACGCCGATACCGACATCCGGACCTGGCTTCGCGAGGGCGGACTCGCCGGCTCATGA
- a CDS encoding DUF6338 family protein — protein MPSSVIAAVILLAAMTPGFAFHQALRRYRPQDTRSSTIEVVQLFSVGALATSAGLLLTLLAGELVTFLVPAGALHRAPADFRDRPWSWIGAALVTMALSMVLSTLAGVYAGRTSSKRTGAGLRDGTVAVYALTDRAGADRRKPFVAVELSDGRLVEGYVRYVSTDPDPARRDLVLQQPIAWTGPDDVPRTRSKAVCVFVPGALVRVVHISYPPQPVTQPAPGTAIVPPPAGGAAVPPGGGAAAPPGGGAAAPPGNSAAPAAGGTT, from the coding sequence GTGCCCAGTAGCGTCATCGCCGCGGTGATCCTCCTCGCCGCGATGACGCCGGGCTTCGCGTTCCACCAGGCACTGCGCCGCTACCGTCCACAGGACACCCGGTCGTCGACCATCGAGGTCGTCCAGCTGTTCAGCGTAGGTGCGTTGGCGACCTCCGCCGGACTGCTGCTGACGCTGCTGGCCGGGGAACTGGTCACCTTTCTGGTGCCCGCCGGCGCCCTGCACAGGGCGCCGGCCGACTTCCGGGACCGCCCCTGGTCGTGGATCGGTGCCGCGCTGGTGACCATGGCGCTGAGCATGGTGCTCAGTACGCTGGCCGGGGTGTACGCGGGACGGACGTCGTCCAAGCGCACGGGCGCGGGGTTACGGGACGGCACGGTGGCCGTGTACGCCCTCACGGACCGGGCGGGAGCGGACCGGCGGAAGCCCTTCGTTGCCGTCGAACTGTCCGACGGGCGCCTGGTGGAAGGCTATGTGCGCTACGTATCGACCGACCCCGACCCGGCCCGGCGCGATCTCGTGCTCCAGCAGCCGATCGCCTGGACCGGGCCGGATGACGTGCCCCGCACCCGCTCGAAGGCGGTGTGCGTCTTCGTGCCGGGTGCGCTCGTGCGTGTGGTGCACATCAGCTACCCACCGCAGCCGGTGACTCAGCCGGCTCCCGGCACCGCGATCGTGCCCCCACCGGCGGGAGGGGCAGCAGTCCCGCCGGGCGGAGGGGCGGCGGCCCCGCCGGGCGGAGGGGCGGCGGCCCCGCCGGGCAACAGCGCGGCGCCCGCTGCGGGAGGCACGACGTAG